The following proteins are co-located in the Echinicola sp. 20G genome:
- a CDS encoding FecR family protein translates to MNKSEFSVEDFALDPSFRKWVISANRELDAEWDAYLAKHPHKVKDVMLARRLLENMSEKTSNISLLDKNEIWENIDQEISDEDHRQRFEKAKIIPISSTSIINKHRDRSFNRSKHQWRRVAGILLICLTISILANVFQTLDDEEPIKEISYMEYSTPPGQKSTVNLSDGSEVILNSGSKIRFEKNFNSGTREIYLDGEAFFDVAKDITRPFLVHTGKTTTKALGTSFNIKSYAGETRAISLVTGRVVVSDSTSSRKVYLKSGDAVKLNQETREMSLYRFDRDLSIGWMEKKIIFKETPLLEMVRTLENWYGVEISIDHKPKTNLLVSGEFEDESLSNILNGLSYTARFSYEIKGNEIKIDFK, encoded by the coding sequence ATGAATAAATCTGAATTTTCAGTAGAAGATTTTGCTTTGGACCCTAGTTTCAGAAAGTGGGTTATAAGCGCTAATCGTGAATTGGATGCCGAGTGGGATGCCTATCTGGCAAAGCACCCACATAAGGTCAAAGATGTCATGCTTGCCAGAAGATTATTGGAAAACATGTCCGAAAAAACCTCCAATATCTCTTTACTGGACAAAAATGAAATATGGGAAAATATCGATCAGGAAATCAGCGATGAGGACCACAGGCAACGGTTTGAAAAAGCAAAAATAATTCCTATCAGTAGCACTTCAATCATTAATAAACATCGAGACAGATCGTTCAACCGTTCCAAACATCAATGGAGAAGAGTGGCAGGAATCTTACTAATTTGCCTGACAATAAGCATCTTAGCAAATGTATTTCAAACTTTAGATGATGAAGAACCCATAAAGGAAATCTCTTACATGGAGTACAGTACTCCGCCTGGGCAAAAATCCACTGTCAACCTAAGTGATGGTTCAGAAGTCATCTTAAACTCAGGCAGTAAAATCCGTTTTGAAAAGAATTTCAATTCAGGTACGCGAGAGATTTATTTGGATGGAGAAGCTTTCTTTGATGTAGCCAAAGACATTACAAGGCCTTTTTTGGTACACACTGGAAAGACCACCACCAAAGCCTTGGGGACTTCATTTAATATCAAATCCTATGCGGGAGAAACAAGGGCAATTTCCTTGGTGACGGGCAGAGTAGTGGTATCGGATAGTACTTCTAGCAGGAAAGTATATCTAAAATCCGGTGATGCCGTGAAGCTAAACCAAGAAACAAGAGAAATGTCCCTGTATCGATTTGACAGAGATCTATCCATTGGTTGGATGGAAAAGAAAATAATATTCAAAGAAACGCCTCTTTTAGAGATGGTGCGGACACTTGAAAACTGGTATGGAGTGGAAATTTCTATCGACCATAAGCCGAAAACCAATTTATTAGTCTCAGGGGAATTTGAAGATGAAAGCCTATCCAATATTCTAAATGGTTTGAGTTATACTGCCCGCTTTAGTTACGAAATAAAAGGAAATGAAATAAAAATAGATTTTAAATAG